The genomic region TGTCCCAGAGACAAATTATCTCTTCATGGGTGATTTTGTGGACAGAGGCTTCTACAGTGTGGAGACTTTCCTTCTTCTGCTAGCTCTTAAGGTATAAAGTTTCTTCTTTCAGAAAAGCGGTCATATCTCTCTACCTGTACTGCACATCTCACAGATGTTTTTAACAGGAGAAGCGGCTCTGTGTTGTTTCTTGTACATATTCTACATTCTTGAGCATATATTTTCATCCCTTGAGCCATGCAGAAGGCTTATTACATTCCCATGGCCTCATCTCTTTGCTTCTGCTGTGCTTCCCAGGTGCGCTATCCAGACAGGATAACCCTGATTCGGGGAAATCATGAGTCCCGCCAAATCACCCAGGTCTATGGCTTCTATGATGAGTGCCTTCGCAAATACGGCTCAGTCACAGTCTGGAGATACTGCACTGAGATATTTGACTATTTGTCCCTCTCTGCTATCATTGATGGCAAGGTGAGATACATTGTGcagtatttttttcactttgatAACAATTAAAATCCATGCTATAAATTCCCAGAGACTTAAATGTTTCTGTGGAAGTATTGCAACAATAATAGATGGTTAAGTAACTTCTCAGTTTCTGAGGATCTTATGTATAGTCCATCAGTTGGTTGatacatctctctctgtctctttctctgtctgtctttctatcTCTTCAGATCTTTTGTGTGCACGGTGGCTTGTCTCCCTCTATCCAGACACTGGACCAGATCCGAACCATAGACAGAAAACAGGAAGTTCCACATGATGGGCCTATGTGTGACCTACTGTGGTCAGACCCTGAAGGTATGCAAGCATCCTGCCAAGCCCTGTTTACTCACACATTTATGAATGTCCAAGGAGACTGTTTGATGAAAGGAAAACTGAAAGCCGTGGTGGAACTGTAGTTTAATATACAGCAATAATTATCAGAGGTTAACCCTGATGCCATGTCAGAAGCAGATCTTCTCTTGACTGACCTTTTCTTCCTCAGACACCACAGGGTGGGGTGTGAGTCCCAGAGGTGCTGGCTACTTGTTTGGGAGTGACGTGGTGGCCCAGTTCAATGCTGCAAATGACATCCACATGATCTGTCGAGCACACCAGTTGGTCATGGAGGGCTACAAGTGGCACTTCAACGAAACAGTGCTCACTGTGTGGTCAGCACCCAACTACTGCTACAGGTATGTAGATACAGTCCCTGTTTGAAGAGACATAACATTAGCACCTCTTTAGATAAGTTAACAGATTAAATCCCAGTTGATAACACAGCTTTAAAGATGGATCATACTACAGTACTGTACAGAAAAATACGGTGTTGTTATTCATTTGAGTTGTCTGTTGACACAAGGGGATGCAAATGTAGAGTTGTTCAGCAAAATAGTTGATACTGGCTCAACTTTTGCTGCAACACAATACAGTGCTGGTAAAAATAGTGCcaccaatacacacacacacacacattcacacagagtgaaagagctaactgttagcattacATGGCAAGGCTGACATCAACAGTTACATAGGGGACAGAGTTGAGCTGTTTAGACGTTGATGTGAGTGACCGCTAAACAGCTCTGTGCTGTTGTTGTGGTCCTGCATGCTAActgggcaggctaactgactgGGAGGAAAGTAGCTCAGAGATGGTCCTGCAGCAGTGCTTATAGCCTATGTAAcattaacagcagcaacaaaaagtttgctgatttttctTTGGTTAACTTggaatttatgttttttatcgGGATTTATACGTATGCATTGACTCAATGCCGTACCAACAGTGTAGGCTCTGTCTAGATCTGTCTAGACTTCCTGATTGTTTgtcagctgaaaccatttcccttaGTGGAAAGGAagcctttattttcatttatttcacagaaaaaaaacaatgaatagtGAAGACAACAAAacccccacaaaatagcattgtaagtcttgtgtgtgatctatcctggcttcatatgagtagaggaaagtaGATAGCCACAAGGGTAATTTGTgctatgtaaaatattatagGATCATGCTGATAACTTAAGCATGTTGTGGGAAAAGATGTCTAGTGtaagacaattgttttgttggtgaaccttgtgagttagaaggccactttggcctttgataaatacaaatttattggggcatcacggccaaaatgtgggacaccaaggccaaaaccaatggcgcaataacaatatgtgctaattacattgaatgaagacaaaacaatatatgtgttgaaaaacagtactgagtttattaaaactgtaaactgaACATTTGACTTTTCCACGAAATGCTGTgtgataaatgttattaaaattaaattaaaatgtgaacaattcataatattcattgttattgttatgataaaaaagtctAAATGGACTAAGGAAGATCAGATTagacaggagtattcacctaacatagcctacatatttttaattatataattatttatatgtctctatgtatatttttacataaatccccaatattttatttgactttaaaaatatcctcttccttcatttaatttgacagtgtttattgtattgtattatatgtattaattctctacaggttcttgtatgttctttaatgtgtgttcaatttattaaaagaaaaaaaacgttttggtgaaccctgcagcaaagtgaaccctcttactcagagaggatcttttcctcccagtttgttcctggcggcagagcagagtgatccgtttttcttctcagaggatctttgtcccatgctCTCCGTGTCCGCAGTGTAAACAactttcgctggcgatttgacagtcaatagaagcacattatgaccctttgtaaaagtttctgtgtggtacctgtgttgtacatgagctaacgttagcggctaaggactgagaggctctgtctgactgtctgactgtctgactgactgcCGGCCGGCCGGCCGGCTGTCGCTCTGCATCACGTGGTATAAAGCTGCGTCGTTGGGAGCGCTTGTTTTCatgcagatgatgtcctgaCTCCTGGCACGGGTGGGGCCGGCTGAATCGCCGTCATTGAAAAATTAGATTGCATATGCATATGAATCAAGATCACGATTTTATTACGATTAATCGTGCAGTCCTAATGCAGAGGCTACAATTGCAGTGAGCAGGAATGAGCTAGAACAGGGGTGGCAAACCAGTCAGAGACCAAGAGCCACAAACATTACCATGATACTACAAAGAGCCACATCATACACGTGTGCttactagggctgtcaacgaatattctaaattcgaatttaaatttgaatttgaaaaaaatggaccttcaaatgtgaaaattgatattcgattgtggaggaaaaaaaaaacaccaccgcagctgtcctctttgcgagtgggcgttggcctgggccgctgcaccGAACGCACTGCATAAGGCCACACCGCCCGTGGAGGTGCTGCAAAGCGCAGCGCACGAGCCGGAGCatttccgttcacatcagacgcgcatttctccatgctggtcgacaagcagttctgctcccagctgttgtctccgtcacctggcttgacacatttgctcacGCACAAATACACCAGAGCCGGCCACGGAGCTGCACGGCGCGGTGCagcgcagccggtgtggatgacacaatcagttaacatgggcgccgaaaggaaactggcttcgcttcgaggctattcgcagcgcttctgcgagcggtgtggcctgacgggtcagagagggggggcaagcgagaggtccgcggtcataatataacgtaatgttatagataattgttttatgtgttttaatgtgtaggtatgtacatgttttcaaagacgtttatgttgaactaaaaatacctacaagtaggctagttatgtttccttgtattagtttgccctcttgtggacataatgcggaaaaaaaatttgaatggttcgaacctatgagttatttttagaaggaatattcgaatgtCATTTtggagcaattttgacagccctagtgctTACAAACGCACTCcatctctcacacaaacacaaaaggaCATAAAATCTAAATCCATACATTTCCAATTTCCAAAGCCAGATTTATttatctcacacacaaatgaattACTATGAATagagatacacacaaacatagtcTCTCCGCCTCATACTCTCTCCAcgcagtctctccctctctcatactctgtccacaaacatccacacacagtctgtccctctctcatactctctccacacacatccacacacagtctctccctctctcatactctatcctcacagtctctccctctctcatactctcCTCACACAGAGTCACTCTCCCACTCTGCTAAAAATGTCCTTTTAATGGATCGAAGACTGATAGACTGATAGGCATAGAGCCGCATGCGGCTTGCGAGCCGCGGGTTGGCCACCCCTGAGCTAGAAATATGAAACTTGGTTCAATAAATGGAATTGATGTGCAAATACAGTAGCCCAGGAATTGGTACTAAAACCCGAAAATGTGTTAGCATTATACCTGTCACAGTTACCTTGTGTCAGTGAGTTTtttcagtgggtttttggttgGATACCTGAAAATAGGTTAGTGGTTAAAACAAGCTTAAGAGAGTTTCACAATTTGTTCTACCACATAAAGTACGTCactaaataccccacttgtttATTTGAAGCTTTTGTGTGTCTTAAAATAAGTGGTTGCCaacaaataatgataataattttatttatgaagcactTTTCAAGCCATGCACAAAGTGctttccaaaataaaacaaacacaaaagacagTAAAAACCATAAAACATAATATGTGATGGCCTACAGTTGTAGGCCATAGTGTAGAAGTGGGTTTTGAGAAGGCTTTTGAAAGTTGTGATGGAATCTGTTGATCTTACGCTGAGGGGAAGACTGTTCCATAAGCAAGGGGCCATCACAGAGAAAGCACGGTCACCCTTTGTTTTTAATCTTGAGTGAGGAACCATTAATAAATTTTGCTCCTCTGATCTCAAAGGTCTGGCTGGTGAGTACTCCGTTAAAAGTTCTTTAATATATTCTGGGGCCAGATCATGAATTGCCTTATGGGTGATTAATAGAATTTTGAACTGAATTCTAAAATTAATGGGCAGCCAGTGCAGAGAGGCTAAGATTGGTGTGATATGACATGACCTTCTTGATTTGGTTAATAATCTAGCTGCTGAATTCTGAATAAACTGTAGTTGTGAAACTGAGTGACAGTTTAAGCAGGTAAAGAGCAAGTTACAATAGTCCAGGCGTGATGATATAAAAGCGTGAATAActttttctgtgttgttgtaGCTGAGCATGTGTCtgatttttgaaatatttcttaACTGATAGAAGCAAATTTGAGTTGTCTTTCCGATGTGGTGTTCAAAGGATAAGTTACTGTTGAAAATTACACCAAGGTTCTTTGCAACCGGTTTAACATTGTTACTGAGTGAACCAAGAGAAGACTGTATCTGTTGTTTATGACATTCTGGGCCCAAGATCAAGACCTCAGTTTTGCTACTGTTGAATTGAAGAAAGTTAGCTGCCATCCAGTCCTTGACACTTGATAGGCAGGAGGTCAGTGTGGTGAAATTGTTGAGTTCATGTGGCTTTAATGAGAGGTATAACTGTGTTGCTATACGTGAGACTACAAAACGTCATCTCGCCAGCATGGGTTTACACTGTAAACAACGTAGTCTTCACATCGCCCTTGCAGCATGGCTGTAAACTTTACAGCCATGCTGCATGGGCGATGTGAAGACATGTGGCTACGTTGTAGTTTGCTTATAGCCAAACATAAGCTTTTTACATCTTAAAGTGACGTTCATCTGTGGAGATTATCTTGCTGGACGTGTGAGTATATCATGAACATTTATttgccacagagtttattttctgcaataatctgAACGGCGTGgccaatttcccatctccaaaatgttcgtaagctgGGGgaaaagtttctcccatcaagccTCTTTCAAGCCTTATTTgattataaatgagacccctggtttAAACATCTGAAAATACAGACCAAGTTTCATTCAATTCAGATTAAAGGGGGGCAAATGGCAGGATTTAGAGTGTACTGTAATTGAAATGTTGCATACGTTGTATTGGTTTGACAGGTGTGTGATTGGTTTCACTCCTTAAGACAGAACAAGCTGAATTGACTTCACTTAGCTTTGTGAAGCCCCAAAAGCATTTACTGTTACTTGCGGCTATGATTTTAGGAAATTGAGCTGCTTCCTGCTGTTGGCAGAGAAAGAGCTTGAACACCAGATTGATGCGTGTAGCTATATGATTTGATATTGTCTTTATTGAGCCATATTTAATGCGTGTTTATGGcgtgttttgaatcaatcagACTTagcagcacttcacagaaaccccaccgccgaCTAGCGTGTTGGAGGCCAAACTGCAGAGCAATACACACCACCGCgtaagtgtgtaaatgatgcacAATGGCGTGGGCCACTTGCATAGGCCACTTATATAGTCTGGGgcttcatatgctaattatgacaagatTAACATGTATGTCTAAAAAGATAAAGTGACTAagtgctgacattttataacaaaaagctcaaaggtcaacttcactgtgacattataacATAACATGAATACTCTGgccattatttaattttttttttttttttaataattattattttttattatttccatCAAGAAGTAATACATATACCAGCATACTGTATAATTTCATACTCGAACAGAATACAACTCCTACTAGTAACAGTATTCCTCTGCTCCACAGGTTCTTAAACCACACTCATGCATGCTGATACTCATACTTATACATACACACCTCCCCAGCCATATGCATACAGTACTCTCCATATTTCCACTCATCCACATATACCACTTATCCACATTCCACTCATCCACATATATCATTTATTCCCACTCATCCACATATATCTTTCACACTTTCCTGTTCGCAGACCCCAttggcacacatacacaaagacacacacacccacacctacacccacacacacacacacacacactgggttcCCAGCTCTCAGTCATCATACCTTGTTCCTATTTCTTAGCCATTAAAATTACAAGGCTTCATATATGTCCTGCCATACCTTGTTGAATTGTTGCCTTTTGTTCCGGTCTTCAAACACTGATTTTTCTATACTTAATAATATTTCATTAGTCCCTTCCATTGCTGTAGTGGTGGGGCCTCTGTGTCCTTCCAATACTTTAAAATTAGTTTTTTGTATACCAAAGAGGAGAAAGGACCATCCATCCTATGGGGTATTTTAGCTTGTCTGTCTTTTGGAAGATACTGCTTAAGACTGTAAATTCAATTTTGATTTTACAAGTGTTGGTCATCCACTTTTGGATCTCTAACCAACCCTTATAAACCTCACATTCCCAGAAAGCGTGTATTATTGTCTCCTTGTATATGCCACATTTTACACAAACGGGAGAAAGAGGCATCGAATTTATTATTTTGGATTTAGTGTAGTATATTCTTGTATTGTATGAGTCGCAGATTCTCATTGGTGGTGATAGtattggttaagtttaggcaatcTTTCCAGGTTATATcagcagggcttgacgctaacttttttcccaaggagcacatgtgctcctaagttgaaaaagtaaggagcgcacaaagaactttaggggcacaatgtaaattgatcagataatgtgttttctgtaataaacgtgatgcaaatagacatttacaagcaaaattatttaattaatttgcatacaaaatgtacaaaaaggTAAAATCAGCAAGTtttgaatttaattttgtctttaatgttatcttatatatattatcgttgcaatatgattatcttatataatgttattactatcctaaaacattctccaggtcctctgaaactctgcaggacttatttccaccctgcccagcagtaccgtggcgaacggtccctaactgcggggagaatggagcaggcttccccagaggtccgccgcttttcccagtccctcttctccgccacactttgacttattcccacccagccAACAGCTtggccgtggagaacggtccctaactgcggggagaacggagcggGCTTCCCTGTAGGTCCACTgcttcctccacactttgacttatttccacgctgctgacagtgggacttatattcattgtgccgacagtggcttggaaaaccgcccataaccatgtcacacggggaagagggaagagggaaggcggctggagttcctccaacatttacggttagattatcatattttttaattgacaaaaatataggctgcttcggctggttttttttatgcgcacatgtgcccctaaatattttttacagttcgcacacacctatttttagtcgcaaatgcaagtgaaaTGCTCACACTGTCAAGCCCTGATCAGAGTTATTTCTTTAAAGATCTTTGTTCCAACTCATATAATTTTTGGAGTGAGTAATTATTTGCCTGTGCTTTTATAAGGTGTTTGTACACTTTCCCTATTAATTTCCTGTTTTCTCCTGAGTTTAGAAATAGCCTCTGAGTAACTGAGGGTTCTGTATTATAGTTTAAGACAAAGTTGTCTGTTATCCAGCTCtttaattgaagatatctaAAAAGTTCCTTATTAATTAAAttgatatatataatatatatatatatatatatatatatatatatatatatatatatataaatataaatatatatatatatatatatatatatatatataaatataaatataaatataaaagcagaattataaggctacgaaaaccaaacgaattttattttatagcgatcatacacttgtataaacatattaatgggtagaatattcagattcagattcagattgacaataaaccatgccaaatattacacactggccctttaagggtGAAAAATTATCTTTTTATAATTTTGCTTTGTCTAAACTGATATAACGCCCTAGATATTTAATCCTTTCCTTTTGccatttaaagttgtatttTAATAAGTTGTGATTTTTAGGCGAAAGTCCTGTTGTTGATAGAAGTTCTGTCTTTTCTATGTTCATTTTGTAACCAGATAAGTACAGCTCACTAATTTCCATTATATATGGGATGGATTTTTCCGTGTTAGTCAGATACAACATGAGATCATCTGCATACAAACTAAGTTTATAACATTCTCTTCCAACATTAATACCGCCTGTCATGTTTGATTGGCGAATTTTCTGAGCCAAGGCAAAGAGTGATGGGGATAATGGGCATCCCTGCCTTGTGCCCCTAGTTATCTGGATTGCCTCTGATAGAATCTCATTTGAATAGACATATGGCACAGGAGACTTACATACagttttgatcatttttattatttcgtTTGGGAAATTATATGCAGCTAGAACCTCATAGAGGTAGCTCCACTCTAAACGACGGTCAAATGCTTTTTCAGCATCTACCGCCATCAGTGTCACATCAAGTTTTTCCTTTTTAGTAAATTGTGTTAGAGATATACAGGTTCTAACATTGGTTTTTAAAGGTCTATCTTTAATAAACCCTTTTTGGTTAAAATGAATGATTGATGGAAGTAATTGGTTATTCTGTTATTTAAAacttttgtaattattttgttatcACAATTTATTAGACTTATTGGTCTGAAATCAGAGGGTTTATTGCGCTCTTTACCTGGTTTAGGAATTACATTAATAATAGTCTTACACATTGAAGGtggcaggatttcatttgtagaGGCTTGTTTTATAACATCAAAGAAGAGAAGTAGGGCTGGATATTGTAAAGAACCTCACAATTCGATTCGATTTCGATTCTTTAGGTAACAATTCGATTCGATATCGATTCGATATTGATTTAAACACTTCGATATTGATTCAGTAATAAGTAGAAATACACAAAAAATTCATTAGAGTACCTGTTAATTtcaaaattgtttgtttattttcatgccCATATGAACAGCCATGGTATAACATGGTATAACATTTTTTTAGCAAAAACATCTGACAATAAAGAATTAGCACAATAGTATGTGTGCTGCTGAATATGTAgtacaaaagtaaaaaatatgacAGTACTGTACTAAAACTAAAGTGCATGTAAACTTAAATTGAATTTCTTTTCTCTTGGCAATTGTGTTGTAACTCTCACAACATTTCTGAGCAATAAAACATCTGACAATAAAGAATTAGCACAATAATATGTGTGCTGCTGAATATGGAgtacaaaagtaaaaaatatgacAGTACTGTACTAAAACTAAAGTGCATGtaaatttaaattatatttcttTTCTCTTGGCAATTGTGTTGTAACTCACACAACATTTCTGAGCAATAAAACATCTTAATACAAAGCATTAACACAATAATTAGTGATGGCTGAATGTAGCCGCatgaatcattttctttattttctgagcccactagatggcgcttttttttttgttcaacaaaaacCAGATTTCCATTCTTTTAGAtttagcctctctctttaaaccaagagcaccatctagtgggctcagaaaataaagaaaatgattcatGAGGCTTAATTCGGCCATCACTAACAATAATACTACTTATGCTGAGTATGGagtacaaaaaacacaacagtactgTATTAAACTACAGTAAAGTGCATGCAAACTTAAATTATACTTATACTTTCCTCTTGAAACTGTGATATAACTCACATAACATTATTGAACAATAACACATCAGAACTAAGTGCCTTCATTTCTGGTTACATACTAGATGTGCACATGTAGATTTTTGTTTAAGAAAATCAGCTGGTCTACATGTTCAGGCTTCAGTGCATTTCTCTGGGCTGTGACAATGTCACCAGCTGTTGAGAAGATCCTCTCAGCTGGTACACTAGTTCCTGGGATACAGAGGTATCTTTTAGCTTGGCATGACAAAAGGGGGTATTCCCCTCATGTTCCTTCCACCAGTTGAGTGGATTGGTGGAGAGTGGCAGTGGTT from Epinephelus lanceolatus isolate andai-2023 chromosome 18, ASM4190304v1, whole genome shotgun sequence harbors:
- the LOC117268457 gene encoding serine/threonine-protein phosphatase 4 catalytic subunit B, encoding MCVTMGDISDLDRQIEQLRRCELIKENEVKALCAKAREILVEESNVQRVDSPVTVCGDIHGQFYDLKELFRVGGDVPETNYLFMGDFVDRGFYSVETFLLLLALKVRYPDRITLIRGNHESRQITQVYGFYDECLRKYGSVTVWRYCTEIFDYLSLSAIIDGKIFCVHGGLSPSIQTLDQIRTIDRKQEVPHDGPMCDLLWSDPEDTTGWGVSPRGAGYLFGSDVVAQFNAANDIHMICRAHQLVMEGYKWHFNETVLTVWSAPNYCYRCGNVAAILELDEHLQREFIIFEAAPQETRGIPSKKPVADYFL